The following are encoded together in the Pseudoalteromonas ruthenica genome:
- the ccoS gene encoding cbb3-type cytochrome oxidase assembly protein CcoS codes for MSIIYVLIPIAILFVIIAIGIFFWAVKSEQFSDLDKQGHSILFEDDKEEHDKSNERD; via the coding sequence ATGAGCATTATTTATGTGTTAATCCCTATCGCTATTTTGTTCGTGATTATTGCCATCGGCATTTTCTTTTGGGCAGTCAAAAGCGAGCAATTTTCCGACTTAGATAAACAAGGCCACAGCATTCTCTTTGAGGACGACAAAGAAGAGCACGACAAGAGCAATGAGCGAGATTAA
- a CDS encoding sulfite exporter TauE/SafE family protein, whose amino-acid sequence MSEINFIAALLMGLAGSGHCVAMCGGIAGSFQLASKDLNAVGAASAYNIGRLFSYTLAGALVGGLSAAFAKQSNTLSQVLSLFSAVFMVLVGLYVMRLFNALGPVEKAGQWALWRHIVKLNRYLMPINTYPKALGYGALWGWLPCGLVYSALTWAITSQSAINGALFMLCFALGTLPAMLALGLGAQFIKRGLNHPWVRLALGNLLLWYGLYSLIVASQPLLT is encoded by the coding sequence ATGAGCGAGATTAACTTTATTGCTGCTTTGCTTATGGGCCTTGCCGGCAGCGGCCACTGCGTTGCTATGTGTGGCGGTATCGCCGGCAGTTTTCAATTGGCCAGTAAGGACCTTAATGCCGTCGGTGCAGCCAGTGCTTACAACATAGGTCGGCTATTTAGCTACACCCTAGCGGGTGCCCTTGTAGGAGGGCTAAGTGCTGCCTTTGCCAAGCAGAGTAACACCCTCAGCCAAGTATTAAGCTTATTCAGCGCAGTCTTTATGGTTTTGGTTGGCCTGTACGTGATGCGGCTATTTAATGCCCTTGGCCCAGTTGAAAAAGCCGGACAATGGGCTTTGTGGCGCCATATCGTAAAATTAAACCGCTACCTAATGCCAATTAATACCTATCCCAAGGCCCTGGGTTATGGTGCACTTTGGGGGTGGCTGCCATGTGGTTTAGTTTACAGCGCCCTAACTTGGGCTATAACCAGCCAAAGCGCGATTAATGGCGCACTATTTATGTTATGCTTTGCGCTTGGGACACTCCCTGCCATGTTGGCATTAGGATTAGGCGCCCAATTTATAAAGCGTGGCCTCAATCACCCATGGGTGCGCCTAGCACTTGGTAATCTATTACTTTGGTATGGGTTGTACAGCCTTATTGTTGCAAGCCAACCTCTACTGACGTAG
- a CDS encoding FNR family transcription factor, whose amino-acid sequence MDVKPTLSGKYAGKSNCAISCTNCSISQLCLPYSLNGDEMDRLDDIIERKKPLHKGDFLFESGDELKSIFAVRSGSFKSFTLSEQGEEQITGFHLAGDLVGFDGIQTMKHQSFAQALETSMVCEIPFATLDELAGKLPKLRQQIMRLMSNEINYDQEMLLLLNKKTAEQRLASFLFTLSRRFSERGFSAREFRLTMTRGEIGNYLGLTVETISRLLSRFQKGGFIRVDGKFITIEDHETLAHTAAISLPSD is encoded by the coding sequence ATGGACGTAAAACCAACCCTTTCAGGTAAATACGCAGGTAAGTCAAACTGTGCCATTAGTTGCACAAACTGCTCTATTTCCCAACTGTGTCTGCCGTATAGCCTCAATGGCGATGAAATGGATCGTCTCGACGATATCATTGAGCGCAAAAAACCGCTGCACAAGGGGGATTTCCTGTTTGAATCTGGGGACGAACTGAAGTCCATTTTTGCCGTGCGCAGTGGCTCGTTTAAGTCCTTTACTCTATCAGAGCAAGGTGAGGAACAAATCACCGGATTCCATCTGGCGGGCGACTTAGTTGGTTTTGATGGTATTCAAACCATGAAACATCAAAGCTTCGCCCAAGCCTTAGAAACATCTATGGTGTGCGAGATCCCCTTCGCTACGCTCGACGAATTAGCAGGGAAGTTACCGAAGCTGCGCCAGCAGATTATGCGCTTAATGAGCAACGAAATTAACTACGACCAAGAAATGTTATTGCTGCTAAACAAAAAAACGGCTGAGCAGCGCCTGGCCTCTTTCTTGTTCACCTTATCACGCCGCTTCAGCGAGCGTGGGTTCTCAGCTAGAGAGTTTCGTCTCACTATGACGCGCGGTGAAATCGGTAATTACTTAGGCCTAACAGTTGAGACCATCAGCCGCTTATTAAGCCGCTTCCAAAAAGGGGGGTTCATCCGTGTGGACGGTAAGTTCATCACCATTGAAGATCATGAAACCCTGGCCCACACGGCTGCGATAAGTTTGCCAAGCGATTGA
- the uspE gene encoding universal stress protein UspE produces MDKIKRILAVVDPTVEQQQSLSRSIELARKSGAQITAFLSIYDFSYEMTTMLSAEEREAMRKAVLSEKEQWLKTLTHQYQDVQFDTKVVWHNRPFEAIIREVLGHDYDLVVKGTHQHDTLKSVIFTPTDWHLIRKCPAPLLLVKDHNWPVGGAVVAAVNASSDDEQHQALNQRIVQDAKFIAQLAQGDLHLVNAYPATPVNIAIEIPEFNPSQYNETVKEHHLNSTRELGAQHGIATHHQHVEEGLPEDVIPRIAKKLDSELVVMGTVGRTGLSAALVGNTAEHVIDSLDCDVLALKPDGYHSPLED; encoded by the coding sequence ATGGATAAAATTAAACGTATTTTAGCTGTGGTTGATCCCACCGTGGAGCAGCAACAGAGTTTGTCTCGGTCTATCGAACTGGCGCGAAAAAGCGGTGCGCAAATCACCGCCTTCCTGTCCATCTATGATTTTTCTTATGAAATGACCACAATGCTCAGTGCCGAAGAGCGCGAAGCCATGCGCAAAGCGGTGCTCAGTGAAAAAGAGCAGTGGTTGAAAACCCTCACTCACCAATACCAAGATGTGCAATTTGACACCAAAGTGGTGTGGCATAACCGCCCTTTCGAAGCCATTATTCGCGAAGTGCTCGGCCATGATTATGATCTAGTCGTCAAAGGCACACACCAACATGACACGCTAAAGTCGGTGATCTTTACGCCTACCGATTGGCACTTGATCCGTAAATGCCCGGCTCCTTTATTGCTAGTGAAAGATCATAACTGGCCAGTTGGCGGTGCAGTGGTGGCTGCAGTTAATGCTTCCAGTGATGATGAGCAACACCAAGCGCTTAATCAACGCATTGTTCAAGACGCTAAATTTATCGCTCAACTTGCTCAGGGCGACCTGCATTTAGTTAATGCTTACCCGGCAACACCGGTGAATATTGCCATTGAGATCCCGGAGTTTAATCCCTCACAGTACAATGAAACGGTGAAAGAGCATCATCTCAATTCAACACGAGAATTAGGCGCTCAACATGGTATCGCCACGCACCATCAACATGTGGAGGAAGGTTTACCGGAGGATGTGATCCCTCGGATTGCGAAAAAGCTCGACAGTGAACTTGTGGTGATGGGCACTGTGGGCCGCACCGGTCTTAGTGCAGCTCTTGTGGGCAACACTGCTGAGCATGTTATCGATAGTCTCGATTGTGATGTCCTGGCGCTGAAACCCGATGGCTATCACTCCCCGCTTGAGGACTAA
- the ttcA gene encoding tRNA 2-thiocytidine(32) synthetase TtcA, which yields MSHSAQAKAQYNFNKLQKRLRRHTGQAIADFNMIEEGDRIMVCLSGGKDSYTLLDILQNLQRSAPVRFELFAVNLDQKQPGFPEHVLPEYLDGLGIEYKIVEEDTYSIVKDKVPEGKTTCSLCSRLRRGILYRTAKELGATKIALGHHRDDMIETLFLNMFYGGKMKGMPAKLMSDDGQHMVIRPLAYCKEADISAYAQQKEFPIIPCNLCGSQENLQRQNIKAMLQQWHKESPGRIESIFTAMQNVVPSHMADTSLFNFAQLQTGEVIDGGDIALDKAQFDTPPVPEEEHSDSGVKIQAIEL from the coding sequence GTGTCGCATTCAGCACAAGCCAAAGCGCAATATAACTTCAATAAACTGCAAAAGCGGCTACGCCGCCATACAGGTCAAGCCATTGCTGACTTCAATATGATTGAAGAAGGCGACCGCATCATGGTGTGCTTATCCGGCGGTAAAGACAGCTACACCCTGCTCGATATTTTACAAAATCTACAACGCTCAGCGCCGGTACGCTTTGAGCTGTTTGCGGTGAATTTAGACCAAAAACAACCCGGCTTCCCTGAGCATGTGCTGCCCGAATACTTGGACGGATTAGGTATTGAGTACAAAATTGTTGAAGAAGACACGTACTCGATTGTTAAAGATAAAGTGCCTGAGGGTAAAACCACCTGCTCGCTGTGCTCGCGTTTACGACGTGGCATCTTATATCGCACCGCTAAAGAGCTCGGAGCAACTAAAATTGCTCTCGGCCACCACCGTGATGACATGATTGAAACCTTGTTTTTAAATATGTTCTATGGCGGAAAAATGAAAGGCATGCCAGCCAAGCTAATGAGCGATGACGGCCAACACATGGTGATCCGCCCACTGGCCTATTGTAAAGAAGCTGATATCAGTGCATACGCACAACAAAAAGAGTTTCCAATCATTCCTTGCAACTTGTGTGGCTCGCAAGAAAACTTACAAAGACAGAACATCAAGGCGATGCTGCAGCAGTGGCATAAAGAATCACCTGGGCGTATTGAAAGCATCTTTACCGCCATGCAAAACGTGGTGCCCTCACATATGGCTGATACTTCGCTGTTTAACTTTGCACAGCTGCAAACCGGTGAAGTAATAGATGGCGGCGATATTGCGTTGGATAAAGCCCAGTTCGATACACCGCCGGTGCCCGAAGAAGAACACTCTGACAGTGGTGTAAAAATTCAAGCCATTGAGCTGTAA
- a CDS encoding DUF2987 domain-containing protein gives MNKCLFIATLMCSMAVNAQPTDEPVVMSYDGFYDRMEVVNEGNFQHAKVGFYLKTYENAENCVLKEGKIVTERERFPLTYDDNGQLFLPFDKQLDTHKAMVIATPQSGQCQLSMQIEAPGPFTRLTYAQAYTIEQEFDDLIGDLSGFFVGTLMPFLLPEHKGVQLHFADTLPAKVPDSWQCQGLQCKVPIEQQWQDNNNTLVEGTQIHRITPWIAQ, from the coding sequence ATGAATAAATGCCTTTTTATTGCCACACTAATGTGTTCAATGGCTGTGAATGCGCAGCCAACAGATGAGCCTGTGGTGATGTCTTACGATGGCTTTTACGACCGTATGGAGGTTGTCAACGAAGGCAATTTCCAACACGCTAAAGTCGGCTTTTACTTAAAAACCTATGAAAATGCAGAAAATTGCGTGCTAAAGGAAGGTAAAATCGTGACCGAGCGCGAACGCTTTCCTTTAACTTATGACGATAACGGGCAACTGTTCTTGCCCTTTGACAAGCAACTAGATACCCACAAAGCTATGGTCATCGCCACGCCACAATCAGGGCAGTGCCAGTTGAGTATGCAAATTGAAGCGCCAGGACCGTTTACACGATTAACCTATGCGCAAGCTTATACCATCGAGCAAGAGTTTGACGATTTAATTGGCGACTTATCTGGCTTTTTTGTGGGTACGCTGATGCCGTTTTTGTTACCTGAACATAAAGGGGTGCAACTACACTTTGCTGATACGCTGCCGGCGAAGGTGCCAGACAGCTGGCAGTGCCAAGGCTTGCAATGTAAGGTGCCGATTGAGCAGCAGTGGCAAGACAATAATAACACCTTAGTAGAAGGCACGCAGATTCATCGAATTACGCCATGGATAGCGCAGTAG
- a CDS encoding glucosaminidase domain-containing protein: MIKKLGLLITVIICVTALLYPFIWGTRVADTQPREEQPTVEKPTVPEKPLHNVKLPNFAAIKDVKQKKAAFFDFIREPIEKANAKLRSQRAVLEIALMMTQFDEPLTDVQIDKVSDIFAEYGLGDEQISELSLRQALRRVDVIPKELVMMQAANESAWGTSRFARIGLNFFGQWCFSKGCGMVPKRRNQGAKHEVAVYQSVQEAVNAYFYNINTNSAYRELRDIRADLRQAQQPIDAKALTYGLMSYSERGEAYIEELQAMIDHNRTYFDE, encoded by the coding sequence ATGATAAAAAAGCTTGGACTGCTAATAACCGTAATAATCTGTGTGACTGCATTGTTATACCCGTTTATATGGGGAACCCGTGTCGCAGACACCCAGCCACGTGAGGAGCAGCCCACTGTGGAAAAGCCAACAGTGCCGGAAAAACCTCTGCACAACGTTAAGCTACCTAATTTTGCTGCGATAAAGGATGTAAAACAGAAAAAGGCGGCGTTCTTCGACTTTATTCGCGAGCCTATTGAAAAAGCGAATGCCAAGTTACGCTCACAGCGTGCAGTGTTAGAAATTGCCCTGATGATGACCCAATTTGATGAGCCACTTACTGATGTGCAGATTGATAAAGTCAGCGATATTTTCGCTGAATATGGGCTGGGAGATGAACAAATTAGTGAATTATCACTGCGCCAGGCATTGCGCAGAGTAGATGTGATCCCCAAAGAATTAGTCATGATGCAGGCGGCCAATGAGTCGGCATGGGGCACCTCACGTTTTGCCCGCATCGGACTTAACTTTTTTGGGCAATGGTGCTTTAGTAAGGGCTGCGGTATGGTGCCAAAGCGCCGCAACCAAGGGGCAAAACATGAGGTTGCTGTGTATCAGTCAGTGCAAGAGGCGGTGAATGCCTATTTTTACAATATCAACACCAACAGCGCGTATCGTGAATTACGCGATATTCGCGCCGACTTACGTCAAGCACAACAGCCAATTGATGCCAAGGCGCTGACGTATGGGTTAATGTCTTACTCTGAACGCGGTGAAGCCTATATTGAAGAGCTGCAAGCGATGATTGACCATAATAGGACTTACTTCGATGAATAA
- a CDS encoding anti-phage deoxyguanosine triphosphatase, with protein MQHIWQQRRADEHKHRPNDNRSPWQVDRSRIIHAAAFRRLQAKTQIMGIGLNDFYRTRLTHSLEVSQIGSGLLRHLSRQHPDITCLPDESLLETLCLAHDIGHPPFGHGGEIALNYMMREHGGFEGNAQTLRIVAKLEPYTQGYGMNLTRRTLLGFIKYPALIDTLWHTHPEQNAKQQFIKAHDWRPAKGLYNDDQDLLDWILAPLDDSQRQRFTSHEQYDAYRHKTRYKSLDAAIMELADDIAYAVHDLEDAIATEQITVHDWQAHGEPALAQIDCPWLNDSRITERLFFGCEAQRKDIIGELVNLFITQSRLEQTDSRFGCDILRYQVTLPSAYMSLLNALKHFIYKRLIRAPHMQQIEFKGQKLIMELFAAFASDPLRLLPETTALSYRKAEQQGDNPLRVLCDYLSGMTDEYAYKTYQRLFAPTIGV; from the coding sequence ATGCAGCATATCTGGCAACAACGGCGCGCCGATGAACACAAACACCGCCCTAATGACAATCGCTCACCTTGGCAAGTGGATCGCTCACGTATTATTCATGCCGCAGCGTTTCGCCGCCTGCAAGCCAAAACCCAAATTATGGGTATTGGCCTGAATGACTTTTATCGCACTCGCTTAACCCACTCTTTGGAAGTTTCGCAAATTGGCAGCGGTCTATTACGTCATCTCAGTCGACAACATCCAGATATTACTTGTCTTCCTGATGAGTCATTACTTGAAACCTTGTGTTTAGCCCATGATATTGGTCATCCACCATTTGGCCATGGCGGTGAAATTGCCCTGAATTATATGATGCGCGAACACGGAGGCTTCGAGGGCAATGCGCAAACCTTGCGGATCGTCGCGAAGTTAGAGCCCTACACTCAGGGCTACGGCATGAACCTAACCCGACGCACTTTACTGGGGTTTATAAAGTATCCAGCGCTTATTGATACACTTTGGCACACTCACCCAGAGCAAAACGCCAAACAACAATTTATAAAAGCGCACGATTGGCGCCCGGCAAAAGGCTTATACAATGATGACCAAGATTTGCTTGATTGGATTTTAGCGCCGCTCGATGACTCACAACGCCAACGCTTTACCAGCCATGAGCAGTATGATGCATATCGCCACAAAACCCGTTATAAATCACTCGATGCGGCCATTATGGAGTTGGCAGATGACATTGCTTATGCGGTGCATGATCTTGAAGATGCGATTGCCACCGAGCAAATCACTGTCCACGATTGGCAGGCTCATGGCGAGCCAGCACTTGCTCAAATCGATTGCCCCTGGCTAAATGACAGCCGCATCACTGAACGGCTTTTCTTTGGCTGTGAAGCGCAGCGCAAAGACATCATTGGTGAGTTAGTTAACTTGTTCATTACCCAATCCCGACTTGAGCAAACAGACAGCCGCTTTGGGTGCGATATTTTGCGCTATCAAGTGACCCTGCCCAGCGCTTACATGAGTTTATTAAACGCGCTCAAACATTTTATTTATAAACGCCTTATTCGCGCCCCCCATATGCAGCAAATTGAATTTAAAGGACAAAAACTAATCATGGAATTATTTGCCGCATTTGCCAGTGATCCCCTACGCTTGCTGCCGGAGACAACCGCATTGAGTTATCGTAAAGCTGAGCAACAGGGCGATAATCCTTTACGCGTGCTATGCGATTACCTCAGTGGCATGACCGATGAGTATGCATACAAAACTTATCAACGGTTGTTTGCGCCGACCATCGGTGTTTAA